The Actinobacillus suis ATCC 33415 DNA segment CGGCAGTAAATCCGTATAATCGCCATTCGTTAAGACCGCCAATTTCTTACGTAACGCAATCAATGATTGATAAGTGTAGAACACCGAATCTTTATCCGCCAAAGCTTGTTCCACATTAATTTCTCGGAAGTTTTTCGCCACATCAATCCACGGCTTACCACTTGAAAAACCTGCATTGTCAGTTGCATCCCATTGCACTGGTGTGCGTGAGTTATCTCGCGATTTTTGCGCCAAAATTTTCAGAATAAGCAGTTCATTTTCACCTTTTTCTTGCAATTCTGCATAAGCGTTGAGGCTTTCCACATCTCGATATTCGGCAATGCTAGTAAAGTTCGGGTTGGTCATCCCGATTTCTTCGCCCTGATAAATATACGGCGTGCCTTGCATTCCGTGTAGCAACATCGCTAACATTTTTGCCGACGTGGTACGAAGCTCACCTTCATCACCAAAGCGAGACACAATACGAGGCTGATCGTGATTACACCAGAACAACGCATTCCACGCTTTGTTGTGCATTCCCTGTTGCCAATAGTTAAAAATCGACTTCAGTTCCACATAATCAGGTTGAGCATACGTCCATTTTTCACCATTCGGGTAATCCACTTTGAGATGATGGAAATTAAAGGTCATCGAAAGCTCCGTGCCTGCCAAATTTGCATATTGCTGGCAATGCTCGAGCTTAGTCGAAGACATTTCGCCCACCGTCATCAAACCATAAGGAGTAAGCGCTTTTTGATTGAGTTCTTGCAAATGTTGATGAATTTTATATCCATCGGTGTAAAAACGGCGACCATCGCCCTCAAAGTCGTCTTCATAGTGTTCAGGTTTAGAAATCAAATTCACCACATCTAAACGCAAACCGTCAATGCCTTTCTCCGCCCAAAAACGGCAAATATCAAATAATTCGGCACGCAAGTGAGGATTTTCCCAGTTCAGATCCGCCTGTTCTGGGGCGAATAAATGTAAATAGTATTTTTGCGCTTTATCCGACCATTTCCACGCTGAGCCACCAAATTTCGATTTCCAATTAGTCGGAGTTTCTCGCCAAATATAGAAATCATGATATTCAGATTGCGGATCTTCGCCTTGCTTGAACCATTCATGGAAAGTTGAACTGTGGTTAAACACCATATCCATCACAATGCGAATATTGCGTTTGTGAGCCTCTGCAATCAATTGCTCAAAGTCTGCCATCGTGCCGTAACTTGGGTCGATTTCACGGTAGTTAGCAATGTCATAGCCGTTATCAATTTGCGGAGAAACGTACATCGGTGTAATCCAAATACCGTCCACCCCTAAGGTTTGCAAATAATCTAAACGCTTAATAATCCCCTGAATATCGCCCGTACCGGAACCGGTTGTATCTTGGAAAGATTTCGGGTAAATCTGATAAATCACCCCGTTTTTCCACCAATTTTTGCTCATTCTGCTTTCCTTATAAAATTAACAAGCGGTCAGATTTTGGTAAAATTTTGCAAAAATCTAACCGCTATATATTTGATTATTCCAATGTTCCCGCTTTTTCTTTGCGTTTATAAACCATTGCGGTTAGTGCTAGCGGAACAACAATCGCCACTAACATTGCAGCTGCAAACGTTCCCCAGTAAACGTGTTGAATTGATAAAATACCTGGTAAACCACCCACACCGATACCGTTCGCTAGCACACCGGCGAAGCCACAAATCAAACCCGCTAATGCCGCGCCAATCATCGCACATAGCATTGGGAAGCGATATTTTAAGTTGATACCGTACATTGCCGGTTCGGTTACACCTAAATAAGCTGAAAGTGCCGCTGGTACGGAAACCTCACGTTCGTTCGCTTTTTTGCTCACAAACACAATCGCTAACACCGCAGAAGCTTGCGCAATATTTGATAAAGCGATGATTGGCCAAACAGGTGTTCCGCCAATGCTTTGAATCATTTGCATATCAATTGCTAACGTGGTTTGGTGTACGCCAGTTACTACAAGCGGTGCATAAAGGAAACCAAATAACGCCGCACCGATTGGGGCAAAATCGCCGGTCATCGAATGTTTCACTACGAACGCAATACCGTTACCGATTTCACGTCCAATTGGGCCAATAATCGTATGCGCAAGGAACACTGCTACAATAATTGATACCACCGGTACAATGATGAGATTAAGATAATTCGGCACAATTTTCGTCATAAAGCGCTCAATATAAGCTAATGCCAAACCCGCCATAATTGCCGGAATTACTTGCGCTTGATAACCGACCTTTTCCACTGCTAGGAAGCCAAAATCCCAAACCTCCGGAATTTGCGAACCTAAGCCGTAAGAGTTCATTAACTGAGGTGAAACAAGAGTCACCCCTAACACGATCCCCAAAATTGGCGATGTCCCCATTTTACGAGCTATCGACCAACAAATTCCCACCGGTAGAAAATGGAAAATCGCCTCACCAATCAGCCATAAGAAACTATGCACACTAGCCCAAAAACTGCTGACTTGCACAAGTGTTTTGGTACCGTTTTCAAACATCGCAATATCGCCAATCACGTTGCGGAAACCTAAAATCAAACCGCCGCTAATTAACGCAGGCAACAACGGAATAAAAATATCCGCCATATGCGAGATCAAACGTTCATAGCCTTTTTGATTTTGACGAGCAGCCGCTTTCACTTGCTCTTTATCAACATTCGCTAAGCCGGTTTTCTCCAACACGATTTTGTAGTAATCACCGACTTCCTGCCCAATAACAACTTGATATTGCCCGCCTGTAGCAAAATTCGCTTTTACCATCGGTAAGCCTTCTAACGCTTTGCTATCCACTTTGCTGTCATCATTTAACACGAAACGCAAACGGGTAATACAGTGAGTGACAGTCGCAATGTTTTCGCGACCACCAATAAATTCAATTAATTTATCCACATTTTGCGGATCGATTTTTGCTTTGGCCATAGGAATACTCCTGTTATTGGATGTTTATTAACCTGAAAATTAAGTTGAATTATAGATATTGGCTATTTTTTGTAAATGGGAACGTTCCCCAAAACATAAGTAAATTTAAAATTTGCGATCTAGATCACAAAAATTTTTCGTTTTAGCGTAAAATATCTGTAAATCTAAATTATCTTTTCGTTTTACCTGTATAATCGCTCACTTTTTAGAATACGTTGAATTTATGGCTTTACTGATTACCCACAAATGTACCAACTGTGATATGTGCTTACCTGAATGCCCGAATGAAGCAATTTCAATCGGCGATGATGTGTACGTGATTGATCCGGTGTTATGTACCGAATGTGTCGGACATTATGAAAAGCCGACCTGCCAAAAAGTTTGCCCGATTACTAACTGTATTATTCCAGATCCGGAACATCAAGAAACGCAAGAAGAGTTATGGGAAAGATTTGTGATGATTCATCACCCGGACAAAATATAAAAATAAAATATAAAAAAACGGAGAATGAACCTTCATTCTCCGTTTTTTATTATGCGTCTTTAAAGCTGTAAGGCAAATCGCAAATCGCTAATGGAATTCCGTTGATCCTAAATGCACTATCCGCTTCAACATCATTATTCATCACCACTTGTAGCCAAAGTTTATTTTGATATGCCACACTGTTTAAGATTGTGCCGGTTGCACGCCAATTTTCACCGAGCTGCATTTCAACCGAGCCACCGACTTCCGGCAAGTTTAGCTCACCTTCGAAACGACCGACTAAGGTAAACATCGCTCGCTTATTTGCTCCACGATATTTTGCACGCGCTACTGTTTCTTGTCCGATATAGCAACCTTTGGTAAAAGAAATCGCATTTTCGACCGCTTGTAAATTGGTTGCCTGCGGAATCAATTCAAATTGATTCGCTTTTAGCAACATCGGGATCCCGTCTTGAATGTCGATTAAATCCCACAATTGGCTATCGGCATTGGTTTCTAAAGTTTCGCCCCAAACAATCGCACGTTTTTGCCCTTGCGGAATCACCAAAGCGGTTGTATTTTCGCAAAGTTTTGCCAAAATCTCACCGCTTGTTACTCCATAAATCGGCGTATCTAATTCAGTGAAAGTGACTTTAGAAAACACCGCATATTTTTTCAATTGGTTAAGCGCTTCCGGTAATAAATCCGCATGAATCATGGCGACAAATTTATCTGCCGCTTGACGATATAAACGGATCAATGCACTCATTTTGCCTTTCGGATCACAATGGCAAGTTAAGGTATGTTCTCCCTCTGCCAATTTCGCTACATCACAGGTTAATTGTCCTTGAAGATATTTCTCAGCATCTACACCTGCAATTTCAATTAAACGATACTGAGAAAGTTGCACGCAGAGATCTGGGTGGCTATTACTGATTTTGCTGCATTCACACGTCATAAAAAACACCTACTCTAAATTCTGAATTTGCTCACGCATTTGTTCGATTAACACTTTTAATTCAACCGCTGAATTGGTTACATCCGCATTAATAGATTTTGATGCCAACGTATTGGATTCACGATTTAGCTCTTGCATCATAAAGTCCAATTTACGCCCCACCGCTCCACCTTTTTTCAAGACGTTAGTCGTTTCTTTCACGTGTAATTGTAAGCGGTCTAATTCTTCCGCCACATCCACACGCTGTGCAGTTAATACCATTTCTTGCTCTAAACGTTGCGGATCTAATTGTAAATTCAGCTCGTCAAAACGTTGCTGTAATTTATCTTTCTGCCATTGCAGAATTTCCGGCATTTGCGCTTGTACTTTGGTTGCGATCTCGGCAATTGTGTCTAAGCGTTGTTGGATCAACGCCTGTAAATTCGCACCTTCACGACCACGCATCGCAATAAAGTCCGCTAAAATTTGTTCGAAACCGGCTAACAGATCTTGCCCGATTTGATCCAAATCTTGTGTTTGAGCATCGACCACGCCCGGATAGCGTAAAATATCCACTAAGTTGATCTCGCCCTCACCGGCAATGCCACGCAAGGTTTGTAGTGAGCTGATTACCTTTTCCGCATACTCTTTATTTAATGCTAATTCACTGTTTTGGTTATTACTTAATTCGATACGTAAACTACATTCCACTTTCCCGCGTGTTAGTGAGGCACGTAAACGCTCGCGCAAGGTCATTTCTAAATTACGGAATTGCTCCGGCAAACGAAAATAAGTTTCTAAAAAACGTTGATTCACCGAGCGGATTTCCCACACGGCATTACCCCACTCTTTTTTAATTTCTAAATGGGCGAAAGCGGTCATACTATAAATCATTTTGTGTTCCTTCTTGTTAATTAACCTCGGAATATCACTGAAAAACACGGAAAGATTTTTGCAAAATTTTCGGAAAATTTAACCGCTTGCAGTCCTTCAAAAAACCTTTCCGTGTATTTCCGTATTTTCCGAGGCAATAAAAATCACATTGTACTGTTTTATTTGTTAAAATGGCGAAAATTTTTTAGTAAAAGGAAGAAATCATGCGCCCAAATAATCGTGAACTGAATCAAGTTCGTCCGGTAAAAATTACTCGTCACTATACTCGTTATGCAGAAGGTTCCGTTTTAGTCGAATTCGGCGAAACCAAAGTTTTATGTAATGCAACCGTGGAAGAAACGGTTCCTCGCTTTTTAAAAGGTCAGCAACAGGGCTGGGTAACCGCCGAATACGGTATGTTGCCACGCTCTACCCACAGCCGTATGCAGCGTGAGGCGGCAAAAGGTAAACAAGGCGGCAGAACCATGGAAATTCAACGCCTTATCGCGCGCTCATTACGTGCAGTGGTAGATTTAAAAGCACTTGGCGAACGTACGATTACGATTGATTGTGATGTGATTCAAGCGGACGGCGGCACTCGTACAGCGGCAATTACGGGTGCGTGTGTAGCTTTACATGATGCAATGAGTAAATTAGTCGCTGACGGCGTACTGAAAGAAAATCCGATGAAAGGTTTAGTAGCGGCAATTTCTGTCGGCATCGTGGACGGTAATGCGGTATGTGACTTAGAATATGTTGAAGACTCAAATGCTGAAACGGATATGAATGTGGTGATGGTCGAAGACGGCAGATTAGTTGAAGTACAAGGTACCGCTGAAGGCGAGCCGTTCTCACATATGGAATTGTTACAATTACTCGATCTCGCTCATCAAGGCATTAATCAATTATTAGATGCCCAACGTAAAGCATTAGGCCTATAAACAAAAACGGCACAAGTAAATTAAATACTTGTGCCGTTTTTGTTTCTCATGATGAGTGATTAAACTTCAATCCCGAATTTTTCTTTCACTAACGCTTGGAAATCAGTACAACCGCCAACGTGAACGTTATCTAAGAAAATTTGTGGTACGGTTGCAACCGGTTTGCCAACACGTGGTTCTAAATCTTCTTTTGAAATACCCTCGGCAATCATATCGATAAATTTAAAATCGAAATCAGTTAATTCGCCTTTCATTTTTTCCGCTAATGCTTTTGCACGTGTGCAATATGGGCAAGTCATACGACCATAAATTTCTACGAACATAATTCATTCCTTATAAAATTGAGCTAATTATTCAATGGCAAATGCCAGTTTCAACAGACTGGTAAGCGGTCAAATTCTATCAGTTTTTTGCAAAAAATCCTAAAAAATGCCCGCTTGCTAGGTAATTGCAACGGGCATTGAGCATTCTGAATAATTAGATAATTTCTGTTGTAGTTGCGGTAGGTAAATTCACTTGTACGGTCATAGTACCTCCATATTCCACGAGAGAAATACCCACACCGATTTGATCTTTGAAATTAAATTGTTCAATATGATTTGCAGCATCAGTTGCAAAATCAACAACTTCTACAAAGTTTTTACTATTATTTACCACAGAAATTAATAAATTAGTGCCATTTAAGCTAAATAATACATCACTGAGGTTCAAATCAGTGAATGAGATAACATCAATCTCACTGTTATCGGATGCGCCTCGATCTGCCACAACATCATAACCGAATGCCCCACTGAATACGTAAGAATCAGCGCCCCAGTCCCCGGATAAATAGTCATTGCCCTGTGAAAAATATTGATCGCCTGATTCTCCATTTAAAATATCATCGCCTGCACCACCAAAGAGGTTATCGTGACCAACGCCACCGAAAAGCAGATCATTTCCATCACCACCATCAATCATATCATTATCCGGATTACGCATAGTTGACGAAGGATTAGCATCTTGGTTGCCATATAAAATATCATCGCCAAATTGACCATAAATTTGATCAGCGCCATTTCCACCATAAATGATGTCATTACCGCCCCCAGTCGCTTTAATCGCTTCAGAATCATCATCACCGTAGATGATGTCATTCCCATTATTACCTTGCGCTTTATCGTTACCTACACCAAGATAGAAGCGATCGTTACTATCACCACCTACTGCAATATCATTACCTGATGCCATATAAAATAGAGTAGCGGCAGATTTTTTTATCGTAGTCGCTTGGTCATCTCCCGCTAAAGCCATCACAATATCCTTGCCGCCTTGAGAGTAAATAATATCGTTAGCTTCCGTACCTGTGAGTGTTTCACTTGCCGAAGTACCATCAATAATATTGACGGTAAGCGCTTTTTTAAACACCGAGTTAGCCTCTAAATACTCCTCTAATGTGATAGTGCGATCTTCAAACACAAATGTGATCGGTTGTTTATTAGCGAAATAATCGGTAATAGTGACGCTATCAGTGGTATCTCCGTAAACCTGAATAATAAGATGTTTAAAATCTACACGGAGAACTAAATCAGCTAGATTTGCGCCGACAAATTTTAAGATTGTAGTGTCATTAGCATTGGTTTCGCTTTGAATTTTATCGCCTTCATGACCCTTCGCAAAAATATACGTATCAGTACCTTCGCCTCCAAATAATTCATCATAGCCGGCATTGCCAATTAAGGTGTCATTACCTTCATTACCATAAAGTGGGTTAGCTTTTTCAGAACCGATAACGGTATCATCGCCCGCTAGCCCAGAAATTTTGCGGTAATCGCTACCACGTCCATAATTCGTGACCGGAGCTGTGAGCGTATCGGAAAATTTTGTGCCGTCATAACCGGTATAAGTCGTAATTGCAGTATTATTCGCAATATAAGTATCCAACTCTAGGCTAGTCAGTATCGCATCCTCAAATTGAATAGTAAGTGTACTATCAGTATCCGTTAAATAATTTGTTACGATTATTTTATCAGTGCCACTGTTATCAAGAGTAATAACTAAGTTACTGCCTAAACGACTAAACATTGAAGTGGATAAATCTGCCGCTTTGTAGCCCGCCAGTTGAATATTTTCCGTTGCCGAAATAGTGAGCGAACCTTGCCCCTTAGTAAATACGGTTGTCATAAAAACTCTCCAGATAATAATTGATTAAATAAGGCAGATTAGGATAGTAAGCTTTTTTATACAAAGAGAAGAAAATTGATCTATATTTTTAACAGATTTGACCAGTAAAAAACCATAAAAAAATGCCCGCTTGCTAGGTAATAGCAGCGGGCATTTTCTTAAATCAACACAAATTATTTCGTGCTGGTACTTGTTGTCGTACGGCTTGCACGTTTACGATCATTTTCGGTTAATAAACGTTTACGCACACGAATTGATTGTGGTGTTACTTCTACTAACTCGTCATCATCGATAAATTCTAACGCTTGTTCTAACGTCATACGAACCGGTGTTGTTAACACGATTGCATCATCTTTACCTGACGCACGCATATTGGTTAATTTCTTACCTTGTAAACAGTTTACGGTTAAATCGTTTGAACGGCTGTGAATACCGATAATTTGACCTTCATAAACATCCACACCGTGATCAATCATTAATTTACCACGTTCTTGTAAACCGAATAATGCGTAAGCAAGCGCTTTACCGGTTGCGTTAGAAATTAACACACCGTTTTTACGCTGACCGATTTCACCCGGTTTTACATCATCATAATGGCTGAAGCTTGAGTAAAGTAAGCCGGTGCCAGAAGTCATTGTCATAAATTCGTTACGGAAACCGATTAAACCACGGCTTGGAATCACGTATTCTAAACGTGTACGACCTTTACCGTCCGGAATCATATCTTTCACTTCACCTTTACGGATACCTAATGCTTCCATTACCGCACCTTGGTGTTGTTCTTCGATATCAATGGTTACTTGCTCAAATGGCTCTTGTTTTTTACCGTTTTCTTCACGGTAGATTACTTTCGGACGTGATACCGCTAATTCGTAACCTTCACGGCGCATATTCTCGATTAATACCGATAAATGTAACTCACCACGGCCAGATACACGGAACTCATCCGGATTTGGTGTTTCTTCTACACGTAATGCTACGTTATGTACTAATTCTTTGTTTAAACGCTCAAGGATTTGGCGTGATGTAACAAATTTACCTTCCTGACCACAGAATGGAGAAGTATTTACACAGAAGAACATCGTTACGGTCGGTTCATCAACAGTTAACGCAGGTAATGCTTCTACGTTATTAATATCACAAATCGTATCTGAAATATTTAATTCGCCTAAACCAGTGATTGCAATGATGTCGCCGGCAAATGCTTCAGTCGCTTCATAACGTTGTAAACCTAAGTGACCTAATACTTGACCCACTTTACCGTTACGGGTTTTGCCTTCAGAATCGATCACAGTAACCGTTTGGTTTGGTTTGATTGAACCGCGTTTGATACGACCGATACCGATTACACCTACATAATTGTTGTAATCTAATTGTGAAATTTGCATTTGGAACGGTGCGTTTAATTCCACTTTTGGCGGTTCAACGTGATCAACAATCGCTTGGAATAACGGAGTCATATCTTCTGCAAGATCTTCGTGCTCTAAACCTGCAACACCCATTAATGCCGATGCATAAATAATTGGGAAATCTAATTGCTCGTCAGTTGCACCTAAGTTTACGAATAAATCGAATACTTGATCCACAACCCAGTCAGGACGTGCGCCCGGACGGTCAACTTTGTTGATAACTACGATCGGCTTTAAACCGTGCGCAAATGCTTTTTGCGTTACGAAACGTGTTTGCGGCATTGGACCGTCAAACGCATCTACTACTAATAACACAGAGTCAACCATTGAAAGAACACGTTCTACTTCACCACCGAAGTCCGCGTGTCCCGGCGTATCTACGATATTGATACGGTAATCGTTCCAGTTGATTGCTGTATTTTTTGCAAGAATGGTAATACCACGTTCTTTTTCAAGATCGTTTGAGTCCATTACACGCTCGTCTGCGTCACCACGCGTTTCACCTAATGTGCCTGATTGTTGTAAAAGTTTATCTACAAGCGTTGTTTTACCGTGGTCAACGTGCGCGATAATTGCGATATTACGCAATTTATTAATATCTAAATTTTGCATTGAAATGTCTTTATTGAGTTGAATATAGGGTGCGTTTACACACACCGTGGAAAGCTTTAGCAGGGGGGAAATCGCCCCCTCTTATTGCGACCTAGTGTGATCAAGATCACAATTCACGAAAGGGCGAGATTATACAGAATTTTTTATTTATTGGCTATGATTTAAGCGGTCTGATTTACTAAATTTTTTGCAAATTAAGCGCTTTTAGCAGAATAATCCCTCGCTCCAAAAATCGCCGTGCCGATACGCACCATCGTTGAGCCACATTCAATTGCACTTTGCATATCATCACTCATTCCCATTGAAAGCGTATCAATGCCTTCAAACGCTGCTTGCAAGCGGTCAAAAAGTTGCTGCATTTTACGTAACGCAATTTTTTGCTGTTCAGCTTCACTTTCCGGTTTTGGAATCGCCATCAAACCACGCAAACGTAAATTCGGTAATTGGCTAATCGCTTTTGCTAACTCGTCTAATTCTTCGGGTTGAATACCTGATTTAGACTGTTCGTCACTAATATTAATCTGAATCAGCACATTGAGCGGTGCTTTATTTGCCGGACGCTGTGCATTCAATCGTTCCGCAATTTTTAGACGGTCAACTGTTTGAATCCAGTCAAAATTTTCCGCCACTAAACGAGTTTTATTCGACTGTAACGGCCCGATAAAATGCCACTCTAAATTTGGTTGCTGAGCAAAATAAGCAATTTTCTCCACACCTTCCTGCACATAATTTTCACCAAATGCAGTTTGTCCAGCTGTAATCGCTTCTTCAATTGCTTCAACTGGTTTGGTTTTAGAGACTGCTAATAGGCGCACATTAGTACGATTAAATTGCTGTGAGATTTGCTGAATTTGCTGATTGATCTGAGATAAATTTTGAGAAATCGACATTTGTAACTCCAAAAACTATAATGAATAAATCATAGCATATTGAGGAACAGAATAATGGATTTAACCAAGATTAAATTAGTGATTACCGATGTGGACGGCGTACTTACTGATGGCGGAATGTATTACACCGCTGAAGGTGAAGTAATGAAACGCTTCCACGTCCATGACGGCTTAGGGATGAAAATGCTGCAAACCTGCGGGATCCAAGTTGCGATCTTATCCGGCGGCGATTCGGCATTGTTACGTAAACGTATTGATGTACTCAAAGTGCCTCTGTTTAAATTAGGTAAAATGGAAAAACGTTCCGCGTGTTTTGAATTGATGCAAGAAGCAGGCGTAACTGCGGAACAAACCGCTTTTATTGGTGATGATACGTTAGATTTACCGGCGTTTGAGGTTTGCGGATTGGCAATTGCTACTCGTAATGCGCACGACTATGTAAAAGCAAAAGCGGATTGGGTATTAGAAAAAGCCGGTGGCGAAGGGGCTTTTCGTGAAGTGTCTGACCGTATTCTACAAGCGCAAGGATTTGAAGAAATTTATGCTACCGCAGACGGCTTTCTAACCGTAGCTGAAAAAATGGCTCAATAGACTAAAACGTTGATAAAAAAATAAGCGGTCGTTTTTCGCAAATTTTTTGCAAGAAACGCCCGCTTGTTATAAGGGAGGAAATAATTAGAAACGGTAACCTACGTTTGCCGTAAATTCATTACCTTTTAACTTATCACCGCTTTTCTTCAAGTTGCTACGAGTATATTCCGCACCAATCTCTACATTACTTGATACAGCATATTTAGCACCTGCACCATAGCCGTAACCACGGAAATTCGTATCACCAATTTTACTTTGTGCTACATCAACTTTAACATAAGGGAGTAAGTCTGAACCAACACGGTAACCTTGTTGATACGCCACAGTGTATTTAGTTTTTTGTTTTACATCACTAAATACTTTTGTACTGCCTACTTTTACCTTACCTTGTACAACACCAACAAAATTATTGCCGTAGTCCATACCGTAATCGACCACTAATGCTGGGCCGGTTGATTGTTTACCTTTAACACCATCTACTTCATATTTCACGGTAGTTAAATCAACACCCACACCTACGCCGGTAAATGTGCTACCTACCGGAGCAGCAAATGCTGATGCTGAAAATAAACCCGCTAATGCTAATACTGTTAAATTTTTCATAGAATATACCTTTTCTGTTGTATCAGGATCTTCATTATATGCAAAAAGATCTGATAAAGATAGAATCTAAACAATCCTTACTCTAATTCACCACAAAAACGATAGCCTTCACCATGAATCGTCACAATGATCTCCGGTGTATTCGGATGATCTTCAAAATGCTTACGAATACGACGGATTGTTACATCTACCGTACGATCATGAGGTTTCAATTCACGACCTGTCATTTTAAGCAATAGATCTTCACGTGTTTGAATTTTACCCGGATTCTCACAGAAGTGTAATAATGCACGGAATTCACTACGTGGTAATTTATTGACTACCCCTTCCGGCGTAATCAAGCTACGGCTGTTTACGTCTAATTCCCAACCGTTAAAACGATAACTTTCTACCGAAATACTTTCCTTGGCCGCTTTATCTTTTTCATTCATTGTACGATGTAAAAGATTACGAGCACGAATCGTCAATTCACGAGGGTTGAACGGCTTGGTAATATAATCGTCCGCACCGATCTCTAAACCTAAGATTTTATCAACTTCATTGTCACGCCCGGTTAAGAACATTAATGCGACTTTAGTATTTTCACGTAATTCTCGAGCCAACATTAAACCGTTTTTGCCCGGAAGATTGATGTCCATAATCACAAGATTAATCGCTTGCTCTGCGAGTATAGCATTCATCTCAACGCCATCTGTCGCTTCAAATACTTCATAACCCTCCGCTTCAAAAATGCTTTTTAGCGTGTTACGAGTGACAAGTTCATCTTCAACAATCAAGATTTGTGGATTTTGCATTGTATAAGCCTTCTAAGTAATTTTAAAAATCTGTTATTGCAAGGTGTTGAATTATTGTTGCAAAGTTGTGGCAATTTTACCGCTGTTGCAGCTTACTAGAAAGAGTTAATTCAAGTTTTGTTATATTAAGTCAAATTTTTAATGCTAATTGAACTAAGCAGCCTTTAATTTTTATTATAATCGATTAAGAAACACACATTATCGATTATCTCGATCATCTACACCAACAATTAAATAGTTACCATCAATATCCGATAAACTTCTAAAGCCGATATTAAAAATATCACACGCCTTATTACGATTAATTGATTTATAGTCAAAATTATCATGATGGTGCCCGTGAAAAATTTTGCTTACTCCCATTTTTCGAGCCAGCTGATTAATCACAGCAAAACCTTGCGGATGCGGACGAGGCGCTTCGTGTGAAATTAAAATGTCTGCCTGCTGGTTTTCCAACGCTTCTATATCAGAAGGGAAAATAGAAGTACGGTGTCTTAA contains these protein-coding regions:
- a CDS encoding calcium-binding protein, whose product is MTTVFTKGQGSLTISATENIQLAGYKAADLSTSMFSRLGSNLVITLDNSGTDKIIVTNYLTDTDSTLTIQFEDAILTSLELDTYIANNTAITTYTGYDGTKFSDTLTAPVTNYGRGSDYRKISGLAGDDTVIGSEKANPLYGNEGNDTLIGNAGYDELFGGEGTDTYIFAKGHEGDKIQSETNANDTTILKFVGANLADLVLRVDFKHLIIQVYGDTTDSVTITDYFANKQPITFVFEDRTITLEEYLEANSVFKKALTVNIIDGTSASETLTGTEANDIIYSQGGKDIVMALAGDDQATTIKKSAATLFYMASGNDIAVGGDSNDRFYLGVGNDKAQGNNGNDIIYGDDDSEAIKATGGGNDIIYGGNGADQIYGQFGDDILYGNQDANPSSTMRNPDNDMIDGGDGNDLLFGGVGHDNLFGGAGDDILNGESGDQYFSQGNDYLSGDWGADSYVFSGAFGYDVVADRGASDNSEIDVISFTDLNLSDVLFSLNGTNLLISVVNNSKNFVEVVDFATDAANHIEQFNFKDQIGVGISLVEYGGTMTVQVNLPTATTTEII
- the typA gene encoding translational GTPase TypA, whose protein sequence is MQNLDINKLRNIAIIAHVDHGKTTLVDKLLQQSGTLGETRGDADERVMDSNDLEKERGITILAKNTAINWNDYRINIVDTPGHADFGGEVERVLSMVDSVLLVVDAFDGPMPQTRFVTQKAFAHGLKPIVVINKVDRPGARPDWVVDQVFDLFVNLGATDEQLDFPIIYASALMGVAGLEHEDLAEDMTPLFQAIVDHVEPPKVELNAPFQMQISQLDYNNYVGVIGIGRIKRGSIKPNQTVTVIDSEGKTRNGKVGQVLGHLGLQRYEATEAFAGDIIAITGLGELNISDTICDINNVEALPALTVDEPTVTMFFCVNTSPFCGQEGKFVTSRQILERLNKELVHNVALRVEETPNPDEFRVSGRGELHLSVLIENMRREGYELAVSRPKVIYREENGKKQEPFEQVTIDIEEQHQGAVMEALGIRKGEVKDMIPDGKGRTRLEYVIPSRGLIGFRNEFMTMTSGTGLLYSSFSHYDDVKPGEIGQRKNGVLISNATGKALAYALFGLQERGKLMIDHGVDVYEGQIIGIHSRSNDLTVNCLQGKKLTNMRASGKDDAIVLTTPVRMTLEQALEFIDDDELVEVTPQSIRVRKRLLTENDRKRASRTTTSTSTK
- a CDS encoding YggS family pyridoxal phosphate-dependent enzyme, which codes for MSISQNLSQINQQIQQISQQFNRTNVRLLAVSKTKPVEAIEEAITAGQTAFGENYVQEGVEKIAYFAQQPNLEWHFIGPLQSNKTRLVAENFDWIQTVDRLKIAERLNAQRPANKAPLNVLIQINISDEQSKSGIQPEELDELAKAISQLPNLRLRGLMAIPKPESEAEQQKIALRKMQQLFDRLQAAFEGIDTLSMGMSDDMQSAIECGSTMVRIGTAIFGARDYSAKSA
- a CDS encoding KdsC family phosphatase codes for the protein MDLTKIKLVITDVDGVLTDGGMYYTAEGEVMKRFHVHDGLGMKMLQTCGIQVAILSGGDSALLRKRIDVLKVPLFKLGKMEKRSACFELMQEAGVTAEQTAFIGDDTLDLPAFEVCGLAIATRNAHDYVKAKADWVLEKAGGEGAFREVSDRILQAQGFEEIYATADGFLTVAEKMAQ
- a CDS encoding porin family protein, whose translation is MKNLTVLALAGLFSASAFAAPVGSTFTGVGVGVDLTTVKYEVDGVKGKQSTGPALVVDYGMDYGNNFVGVVQGKVKVGSTKVFSDVKQKTKYTVAYQQGYRVGSDLLPYVKVDVAQSKIGDTNFRGYGYGAGAKYAVSSNVEIGAEYTRSNLKKSGDKLKGNEFTANVGYRF
- the arcA gene encoding two-component system response regulator ArcA, yielding MQNPQILIVEDELVTRNTLKSIFEAEGYEVFEATDGVEMNAILAEQAINLVIMDINLPGKNGLMLARELRENTKVALMFLTGRDNEVDKILGLEIGADDYITKPFNPRELTIRARNLLHRTMNEKDKAAKESISVESYRFNGWELDVNSRSLITPEGVVNKLPRSEFRALLHFCENPGKIQTREDLLLKMTGRELKPHDRTVDVTIRRIRKHFEDHPNTPEIIVTIHGEGYRFCGELE